In Oncorhynchus mykiss isolate Arlee chromosome 19, USDA_OmykA_1.1, whole genome shotgun sequence, the sequence gttgtcatgttcaatcacttcccagacaccagactgtagctttaatgttgtcatgttcaatcacttcccagacaccagactgtagctttaatgttgtcatgttcaatcacttcccagacaccagactgtagctttcatgttgtcatgttcaatcacttcccagacaccagactgtagctttaatgttgtcatgttcaatcacttcccagacaccagactgtagctttaatgttgtcatgttcaatcacttcccagacaccagactgtagctttaatgttgtcatgttcaatcacttcccagacaccagactgtagctttaatgtTGTCATGTTCAATCACTTCCCAGACACCAGACTGTGGCTTTAATGTTGTCATGTTCAATCACTTCCCAGacaccagactgtagctttaatgttgtcatgttcaatcacttcccagacaccagactgtagctttaatgttgtcatgttcaatcacttcccagacaccagactgtagctttaatgttgtcatgttcaatcacttcccagacaccagactgtagctttaatgttgtcatgttcaatcacttcccagacaccagactgtagctttaatgttgtcatgttcaatcacttcccagacaccagactgtagctttaatgtTGTCATGTTCAATCATTTCCCAGacaccagactgtagctttaatgtTGTCATTAAGCTACCCGTCAATTCAAGATGAAACATTCACTGAATATACTGcaaaatgcacctgagctccacacactggtcttccctggctgtctgaccctgccTGGGAATCTTCCCACTCCTAAATGGTAGGCTTTAAAAATATTGCAAGAGAAAGTACAAGTCTCTCTAACTCTGCTCTCTTGAAACTACACCTAGCATATTGGCTGATATAGTCCAGTAATACAACATAAGTGCCATGTGAGAATCTCTGGTAATTTAACCCATTTCTTTAAACCGGTTATGGCTAGGCGATCAGCTAGCGGGACACCTCGACAACATCAGGTGAAATTgtagagcgcgaaattcaaattacagaaatataaatatttaatattcatgaaaatacaagtgtcctACATAAAAATGAAGCTACAAAAAGGTTTagggcgaaagcacaccatgcgattatctggtCGGCGCCCTGCATACAAAGGcatgaaatacatttttcaaccaggcaggtgcgccacgaacgtcagaaatagcgataaaataaatgccttacctttgaatatcctcttctgttggcactccaaaaggtcccagccaCATCACAAATTGTCATTTTGTTCGATTAAACTCAGTTAAGCTGGcgcgcttcattcaataatccaccggtttccctccttcaaaatgcatacaaaattaatcccaaatgttaccaataaacttctccaAACAAGTCTAACACTGTTTATTATccaaccttaggtaccctaatacataAATTAACGATaacatttaagacggagaatcgtcattgtctttaccggagataaacaacaacatatatatatatatatatatatatatatatatatatatatatatatatatatatatatatcattaaggTACGTACCTAATATTTCATCACATACATTCATATTTCATACATatgtatacactgctcaaaaaaataaagggaacacttaatcAACAAAatataactccaagtcaatcacacttctgtgaaatcaaactgtccacttaggaagcaacactgattgacaataaatttcacatgctgttgtgcaaatggaatagacaacaggtggaaattataggcaattagcaagacacccccaataaaggagtggttctgcaggtgctgaccacagaccacttctcagttcctatgcttcctggctgatgttttggtcacttttgaatactggcggtgctttcactctagtggtagcatgagacggagtctacaacccacacaagtggttcatgtagtgcagctcatccaggaaggctaatcaatgcgagctgtgggaAGAAGGTttactgtgtctgtcagcgtagtgtccagagcatggaggcgctaccaggagacaggctagtacatcaggagacgtggaggaggccgtaggagggcaacaatccagcagcaggaccgctacctccgcctttgtgcaaggaggagcaggaggagcactgccagagccctgcaaaatgacctccagcaggccacaaatgtgcatgtgtctgctcaaacggtcagaaacagagtccatgagggtggtatgagggcccgacgtccacaggtgggggttgtgcttacagcccaacaccgtgcaggacgtttggcatagacctccatgggttgataaatttgatttccattgataatttttgtgtgattttgttgtcagcacattcaactatgtaaagaaaaaagtatttaataagaatattttatTCATTCAGATCTGGGATGTATTATTTCAGTTTTCCCTTTCTTTTtttagcagtatatatatatgtatgtatatatatgtatatatatatatatatatgtatatatatgtatgtatgtatgaaatATGAATGTATGTGATAAAATATTAGGTACGTAACTTAATGATTTATGTGATTACCTGATTGAGAAATATTCCCTTGTCATTAGTGCACCTTAGGTTTTGGCTCCCCCTGTTGACCGTTTATCGTACTGTGGTAAGTGTGTCAGTGATGGGAtaaaggcaggaaggcaggaagTTGGGCCTTCAGGTGGGAGGTAGTCCTAGCTAGACGTGGGAGAGGTATAGTCTTTtgaccatacatacacacatgagtgtgcaaagctgtcatcaaggcaaaggttggcttctttgaagaatctcaaatataaaatatattttgattcgtttaacactttttttgttactacatgtaCATGATTACGTGTTATTTCGTAGTGTtaatgtcttcaccattattcgtcaatgtagaaaagagtaaaaataaagaaaaccccttgaatgagtaggtgtacccaaacttttgactggtactgtatagctATATGTTTTTACAGGACAAATGTGAGGGTGCACGTGCCCCATGACGTTTCTGACGGTACGTTCTGTTTTGTTGTCATGTGCACTAgaatgtgtgtaaaaaaaaacaatgaagaAAAGCATTGAGTAATATTATATCTCCTGTCCTCTTTACCCACCATGTGTAAATGTAAATCTGGTGTAAATCTAcagaaaatatatattatatctcCTGTCCTCTTTATCTACTATGTGTAAATCTGGTGTAAATCTACAGAAGATATATATTACGTCTCATTAAAAAGCAACTCCACTAGTTCTCAGGTTGTTCTGTGATTGGTTTAAAATGGTAAGCAGCAGCAGTTGCACCCCTTAGCAACTAACGTCTCAAATAGGAAACTAAAAGCTCTGTGGCTAATCTGATCAACACTGTCAGGGTTAGTAGTTTCCTGTGTCTGATATCAGAGCTCAGTAATGCTCAATCTATCAACCACAACAAGGAGAGAACGGTCTCGTTCCAGGCCAACTGTATTGCAGTTGAGTTTGACGCTACGACAAATGAGCATCAAATCGCTATACCATATGATGTGGTTAACTGATATGTTAAACAGTAATCAAGGAGATGTGAGATCTGGCAGGCGAACTCAATGTAGTCAGCCTGGAACGTGGCCAACATCATGAGTggggttggaggagagagagggggcgggacTTGGTTATGAGAGAAGCTTTCAGTAGCCATCATGTTGACTGGCAGAGACAACAGAGGCCATAGGGTGGcagttaactgtcataacatctactgtctatccacaggttaactgtcataacatctactgtctatccacaggttaactgtcataacatctactgtctatccacaggttaactgtcataacatctactctttatccacaggttaactgtcataacatatactgtctatccacaggttactTTGACACTATAACTGTTGTTTTGACAccactataatacagaatatctCTAAGAGATGGAAATCCTATGTGTTCCTGAGAAATGTATGGAACTCATCCAGTGATGTCATTATCAGTCACACAACCTGACAGACTGTGACCATGACAACTGACCACACGGTGCAGTGGTAGACTTGGGGTCGAGGGGAGCGTGAGAAAGACAGGAAGGGGGAACGTTAACTCTTTCTCAGCAGCATCACTTTTAGTTTCAAATGGCCCTGTGGTGAACCAAGGTAGAGCTGTGTACATCCTCATGCATGTGTACGTGTGCAGACATGAAGATCTGTATGACATGGTGCACGTATTAGCTTGGTGCTTCAGTGTGGGAACATGGTTTGTGGTCATGTCTGCTTGTAAAGTCAGATCTCTGACCAGGTATAAGTAGATCTTGGCAGACCGTCTGCAAAAACACGTCCTAAAgctgaacaatacaaaacaacctcTATCGTGCTCCAGTCTGGTAAGTCCAGCTATCAGATACCGTAAACCTCATTGTAATCTCTGCATGATACGGCTTCATTAAATGGTGGCATTGCAGTGACTCCTATCCATTTTTAAATAGTTGATCATATCAAAGCTATGTTGTATCATGTTTTTGTATTGTTATGCTGATTGGTATGGTCTCCTATACATGTTGTTTTACTACAGGTGCTGTTGAAGGCATGGAGAGAGACAACATCCTAACCTTTTCTGTGCTGTGTGTCTTCTCTGCTTGGACTCCGGGTGTGGATACAAAGACGGTAAGATACAACACTATTTTGAGTGCATTTGAATATGAGCGAGAGAGCGATTCAATTATCAAAATAACAGGCACAAGTTTAGTGTGGACAAAGTTTGTGATGACATTATGACTGATGGCCAGCCTTACATCTTGTCTCTCATCATCATTTTATTTGCATTTTCTTGTGTCATACCTGTTTGTCTATTTTTCTCTGTTCCTTTCACTAAAGGTCAGTCTCCCTCTGCATGGTCTAAAACCCAAAATCCCTTTAGACATGGCTCCAGACTCTGTTGATGACTCCTACAAGGGCTGTGAGGAGAAGATGCTCAGGAAGGTGCATGACTATTACCTGAAAACGGAGAGACTAAAAAACAAAGATTTCAACCAGGCTTGGACCGATGCTGAGGCCCGTTACAAACCCAAACCGAAAAGAGCACTGTCTAAACTCTATTCCCTGGCAATCCAGGTGTATGTGACTGAATACTCCCAAATGTTCAAGTCATTTAACGAGGCCACTCGTACCCAAAAGAAGAGCTACAGCACAACATTCCAGTACCACTCCCTGCACTTCCTTCTGACCCTGGCTTTACGAATCCTGAACAAGAAAAATAAGCGTTTTCAAACCTTCCGAGGAACCAACGTGTCTTTCCACGGAGTCCGAAATACTGAAATGCGATTCGGACAGTTCACCTCGAGCTCTTTAGACAAGAAAATCGCTGGTGAACGCTTTGGAAGTCGCTCCTGTTTTGAGATCACCACTTACCTTGGTGCCCCACTGGGGGAGTACGCATCTCAGATGGCTCATGAGAAGGAGGTGCTGATTCCTCCCTACGAGGTGTTCAGAATTACAGAGGTGCTGAAGAGAAAAGACAAGAAAGACCTCTGGTGTGACGTCGTCTACAAACTGCAGAGTACTAAGAAAGGAAAGAGTGACCTGAAATGCCAGATGGTTGGACCACTCCAAGGAGAGTAAAATCAAAACAGCAACACAGCTGTTCCGCTTTCAGTTAAATATGAAATGCAGTTTTTAGTGCAACACCTGGCTTCCCCATCCACCGTCGCTCCCTCCCACAAATACAGGAAATACAGAAAACATTAGTGGAGCTTTTCCTACTTTCAGATTGTCAGATCTGTCCTGTTGTAAATGTTTCCCACATTGTTTGCTTAGATTGTTAACCTTTCTTCTGCCAGTGAATTGGCATTTGTTGTCATGTGCACTGCAGCTTTTGCTAAAAACCTATAATGAAAAGCATTCAGCAATATTACATCTCCTGTCCTATTTATCCACTACCTACACATCCATTATAAAGAGATTAATTTCATCTCACTTGAAGAAAATGTGTTTGTTCTCAGGTTATAATTACAATGGGCTACAAAGATACTCCGATTTAAATAAAGATATAGCCAAAGTTAACCTGAAGCTTCAATCATCCCATCTGAGTGAGACTGTTGCTAACGTGGTAATTCTTCACCCATTCACCCAGGGTTAATAGTTTCCTGTATCTGTGAGGTCAGAGTGTCTATCAATCTATCAACAACAACGAGGAGAGAATGGTCTCATTCCAGACCAATTATATTGAAAACAGGCTGCAGCCATTAACTAATGGCTGCTGGCCAAGTCATCGACTGCGTAATCGGGAATCAGTTTCCTATATTATAAGATGTGGTTAACTGATACGTTAAACACCTATCCAGGCATTGTGAGATTTTTCCTGTAATCTAAAGCCATAATCATTGCTCTTAATTcaatgtaaaaataataataacttgattgatagcctgaaatggcttcttggtagctagttacaGTATGAggtttttaatttaactaggcaagtcagttaagaacaaatgattatttacgATGactgcctacactggccaaaccaggacaacgctgggccaattgtgcacagcccggttgtgatacagcttggatttgaaccagggtgtctgtagtgacgcctctagcactaatATCCAAGCCACGAGTTcgagggaattgtccgtagagctctgagacaggattgtgtcatggcaaaaatctggggaagggtaccaaaaaatgtctggaccattgaatgtccccaaggccca encodes:
- the LOC110514468 gene encoding erythroblast NAD(P)(+)--arginine ADP-ribosyltransferase, whose product is MLIGMVSYTCCFTTGAVEGMERDNILTFSVLCVFSAWTPGVDTKTVSLPLHGLKPKIPLDMAPDSVDDSYKGCEEKMLRKVHDYYLKTERLKNKDFNQAWTDAEARYKPKPKRALSKLYSLAIQVYVTEYSQMFKSFNEATRTQKKSYSTTFQYHSLHFLLTLALRILNKKNKRFQTFRGTNVSFHGVRNTEMRFGQFTSSSLDKKIAGERFGSRSCFEITTYLGAPLGEYASQMAHEKEVLIPPYEVFRITEVLKRKDKKDLWCDVVYKLQSTKKGKSDLKCQMVGPLQGE